Proteins encoded together in one Ferroglobus placidus DSM 10642 window:
- the hypD gene encoding hydrogenase formation protein HypD, with the protein MGGVVERIVQKIREESKEFEEVKIMHLCGTHEDTVSRYNIRSLLPENVKLLAGPGCPVCIIPDEDLQKVFHLLEKEDVILTTFGDMARVPFEGKSLFHYRAKGKDVRIVYSVFDALEIAKNESKNVVFFAIGFETTMPSTAVAVKEAPENFFIFSAHRFFVPAMEALMPNSEIDGYINPGHVSTIVGVVAYENLTKYGIPMVISGFEPEDVLLSILMLLKAIKNREPLLMNEYVRAVKYEGNVKAKEVMKEVFEAEDGSWRGLGVIPNSKASLSKAYEDRDAEKFFEDVFEDFVPKEDKRKRNCLCGEILKGKAFPTDCKLFMKACTPRDPIGSCMVSFEGTCNIWAKYGKSL; encoded by the coding sequence ATGGGAGGAGTTGTTGAGAGAATAGTCCAAAAAATCAGGGAAGAGAGCAAAGAATTCGAGGAAGTTAAGATAATGCACCTCTGCGGAACCCACGAGGACACGGTATCGAGGTATAATATAAGAAGTCTGCTGCCGGAAAACGTTAAGCTTTTAGCCGGTCCGGGTTGTCCGGTTTGCATAATTCCAGACGAGGATCTGCAAAAAGTTTTCCACCTTTTAGAGAAAGAAGACGTAATCTTAACGACTTTTGGCGACATGGCGAGAGTTCCTTTTGAGGGGAAGAGCCTTTTCCACTACAGAGCGAAAGGGAAGGACGTAAGAATAGTTTACAGCGTTTTCGATGCATTGGAAATTGCGAAAAACGAAAGTAAGAATGTTGTTTTCTTCGCAATTGGATTCGAGACGACAATGCCTTCCACAGCAGTCGCTGTTAAAGAAGCTCCCGAGAACTTCTTTATATTTTCAGCCCACCGCTTCTTCGTTCCGGCTATGGAGGCTTTAATGCCGAACAGCGAAATCGACGGCTACATAAACCCCGGACACGTTTCCACGATAGTCGGTGTAGTGGCTTACGAAAATTTAACGAAGTACGGAATTCCAATGGTGATCTCCGGATTTGAGCCGGAAGACGTTCTTCTGTCGATTCTGATGCTGTTAAAAGCGATTAAAAACAGAGAACCCCTGCTCATGAACGAGTACGTTAGAGCAGTTAAATACGAGGGAAACGTGAAAGCCAAGGAAGTAATGAAAGAAGTTTTCGAAGCTGAAGACGGATCTTGGAGAGGTTTGGGCGTAATTCCTAATTCAAAAGCCTCCCTTTCAAAAGCTTACGAGGATAGAGATGCGGAAAAGTTTTTCGAAGACGTTTTCGAGGACTTCGTTCCTAAGGAAGATAAGAGAAAGAGAAATTGCCTCTGCGGAGAGATTTTAAAGGGAAAAGCGTTTCCAACGGACTGCAAGCTCTTCATGAAGGCTTGCACGCCGAGAGATCCGATAGGTTCTTGCATGGTCAGCTTCGAAGGAACCTGCAACATCTGGGCTAAGTACGGTAAAAGCTTATAA
- the arcS gene encoding archaeosine synthase subunit alpha, whose amino-acid sequence MTFRLEKRDGFARAGEYKEVKTPALIDLREDTSLEVEVKAPEFLEKIDRELYEAYNFEGEIKILVLEGLSEREKVEKIVSFRSFNLSPLYLPGVATPQNALIYVYLGADFLDNLLALRMAYDGVYFTPERNFRLESLKSLPCSCKFCEEVGSFKELNKFERYEFLANHNTEVLKREIELARNLIFSEEIRDVVEARSKIVPEAEVLLRYADRNYEAFEKYTPVFRKSKLYPTTDSSYRRVEVARYFERMRKVYSPKSKIALLLPCSAKKPYLLSKSHRIIRDKLGKALKGVNEIIISSPFVAPRELELIYPIVAYDTPTTGDWSDFEINFVAEKLSPLLEKFEKVYAYLHGGYRKVAEKAQKISGVEIEFVDDLNELKRKLESEEKTDFDLYSEMLRHMSLYQFGVGFEGKARGKYPELRFFGKGLAGRVDTNYGMLDIYEEFAHRLFEKGVYTIKIDEFDPKGTIFAAGVLEADERIRPNDVAVFYNSEVIGVAQAVMSGREMEVSEQGVAAIVRRKFHRKS is encoded by the coding sequence ATGACGTTCAGGCTTGAAAAAAGGGACGGATTCGCCAGAGCCGGAGAATATAAAGAAGTTAAAACTCCGGCTTTAATCGATTTGAGGGAAGATACGAGCTTGGAAGTTGAAGTAAAAGCTCCTGAATTTCTCGAAAAAATCGATCGAGAGCTTTACGAAGCGTACAATTTTGAGGGGGAAATAAAGATTCTCGTTCTTGAAGGTTTGAGCGAAAGGGAAAAGGTAGAAAAGATAGTCTCCTTTAGGTCTTTCAATTTATCTCCTCTTTACCTCCCAGGAGTTGCAACTCCTCAAAACGCTTTAATCTACGTCTACCTCGGCGCAGACTTTCTCGACAATCTTTTAGCTTTGAGAATGGCTTACGACGGAGTATACTTCACTCCGGAAAGAAACTTCAGGCTTGAGAGTTTGAAAAGTCTTCCTTGCAGCTGTAAATTCTGCGAAGAGGTTGGAAGCTTCAAAGAGCTCAACAAGTTCGAAAGGTACGAATTTCTGGCGAATCACAACACGGAAGTGTTGAAGAGAGAAATTGAACTTGCGAGAAACCTAATTTTCTCGGAGGAAATAAGGGATGTCGTTGAAGCGAGATCAAAAATCGTTCCAGAAGCCGAGGTACTTTTGAGATACGCCGACAGAAACTACGAGGCTTTTGAGAAATACACTCCGGTTTTCAGGAAATCTAAGCTTTATCCTACGACGGACTCTTCCTACAGAAGGGTAGAAGTCGCGAGATACTTCGAGAGGATGAGAAAAGTTTACTCCCCCAAGTCAAAAATCGCTCTCCTCCTCCCCTGCAGTGCGAAAAAACCTTATTTGCTCTCCAAGTCCCACAGAATCATAAGAGATAAGCTCGGAAAGGCTTTGAAAGGTGTTAACGAGATTATAATTTCATCCCCCTTTGTTGCTCCGAGGGAGCTCGAGCTGATATATCCGATCGTCGCTTACGACACGCCAACAACCGGAGACTGGAGCGACTTCGAGATAAATTTCGTCGCTGAAAAGCTCTCACCTCTTCTCGAAAAGTTTGAAAAAGTCTACGCCTACCTCCACGGAGGATACAGAAAAGTTGCTGAAAAAGCTCAGAAAATTTCTGGCGTCGAAATAGAGTTCGTTGACGACTTGAACGAACTTAAGAGGAAGCTCGAAAGCGAAGAAAAGACGGATTTCGATTTGTATTCGGAGATGCTCAGACACATGTCCCTCTATCAGTTCGGTGTAGGGTTCGAGGGCAAAGCGAGAGGAAAGTATCCGGAGCTCAGGTTTTTCGGAAAAGGCTTGGCTGGGAGAGTGGACACGAACTACGGAATGCTCGACATATACGAAGAGTTCGCACATCGGCTTTTTGAGAAAGGGGTTTACACGATTAAAATCGACGAATTCGACCCAAAAGGAACGATATTCGCTGCCGGAGTTTTAGAGGCTGACGAAAGAATTCGACCGAACGATGTTGCGGTTTTTTACAACAGCGAAGTTATCGGAGTTGCACAAGCTGTTATGAGCGGGAGGGAAATGGAAGTTAGCGAGCAGGGAGTTGCTGCTATCGTCAGAAGAAAGTTTCATCGAAAGAGTTGA
- a CDS encoding TldD/PmbA family protein, with the protein MYYEIRELKAKSFQVSLENGKVENAKYSEYSGKSFRVLKNGFWGYFVGNLKDEEGLKRAEKLAIFEADSEVDSTPFEGSFIFKQKKKLEDVSVEEKVEFLRELDKILKREGIVSRKLTYLEVFRNVRIKNSSGGEVSYEVPRCGVIIQAYAKGETLQFYGERLMRVGGFEVVEKACEVAEKVAETVLKLTKAKTPPSGKMKVVMDPSLTGVFVHEAFGHAVEADHVLQNASVLAGKLGEKVADESVTIYDDPTLEEFGFFPFDDEGFKAERKTIVEEGVLKSYLHSRETAKKLGGRAGNGRSDALDFPIVRMSNTFLSPGEYTLEELLEEVKEGVILFGSRGGETNPATGYFHFNTKYGYIVRKGEIEEMIRDVSLSGNTLETLRRVKASKDLAFDPGFCGKAGQLVPVADGGPYTLVEAFVGGE; encoded by the coding sequence ATGTACTACGAAATAAGGGAGCTGAAAGCCAAGAGTTTTCAGGTAAGCCTCGAAAACGGGAAAGTCGAAAATGCCAAGTATTCGGAGTACAGCGGAAAGTCCTTCAGGGTTTTAAAAAACGGCTTTTGGGGATATTTCGTAGGAAATTTGAAGGATGAGGAGGGGTTAAAGAGGGCTGAAAAATTAGCTATTTTCGAGGCTGACTCGGAAGTCGACAGCACGCCCTTCGAAGGAAGCTTTATTTTCAAGCAAAAAAAGAAGCTTGAGGATGTAAGCGTCGAAGAAAAAGTTGAGTTTTTGAGGGAATTGGATAAAATTCTGAAAAGAGAAGGAATCGTAAGCAGGAAGCTCACGTACTTGGAAGTTTTTAGAAACGTCCGCATTAAGAACTCTTCTGGAGGGGAAGTGAGTTACGAGGTGCCGAGGTGCGGAGTTATAATTCAAGCTTACGCTAAGGGAGAAACCCTCCAGTTCTACGGGGAGAGGTTGATGAGAGTCGGGGGCTTTGAGGTCGTCGAAAAAGCGTGTGAGGTTGCGGAAAAGGTAGCTGAGACAGTTCTAAAGCTAACGAAAGCTAAAACTCCTCCTTCCGGAAAGATGAAGGTCGTCATGGACCCGTCTTTAACGGGTGTTTTCGTTCACGAGGCTTTTGGGCACGCTGTAGAGGCTGACCATGTTTTACAGAACGCAAGCGTTCTTGCCGGGAAATTGGGGGAGAAGGTTGCTGACGAGAGCGTTACGATTTACGACGATCCCACTTTGGAGGAGTTCGGCTTTTTCCCCTTTGACGACGAGGGCTTTAAAGCTGAGAGGAAGACGATAGTCGAAGAAGGTGTGTTAAAGAGCTACTTGCATTCGAGGGAAACTGCGAAGAAGCTTGGTGGTAGAGCTGGAAACGGGAGAAGCGACGCTCTCGATTTTCCCATAGTCAGAATGAGCAACACCTTCCTCTCTCCTGGAGAGTATACTCTGGAAGAGCTTCTCGAGGAGGTTAAAGAGGGAGTCATCCTCTTCGGATCGAGAGGAGGAGAAACTAACCCAGCCACCGGCTACTTCCACTTCAACACCAAGTACGGCTACATCGTGAGGAAAGGAGAGATTGAAGAAATGATAAGAGATGTCTCCCTCAGCGGAAACACCCTCGAAACTTTGAGGAGAGTTAAAGCCTCTAAAGATTTGGCTTTCGACCCGGGATTTTGCGGAAAAGCTGGGCAATTGGTTCCTGTGGCTGACGGAGGACCTTACACTCTTGTAGAAGCGTTCGTGGGAGGAGAGTAG
- a CDS encoding tubulin/FtsZ family protein, with product MKFFAIGVGQAGGKILDKFVENEKLRGSNTLRTLAVNTARTDLMGLKHIPMKDRILIGQTTVKGHGVGTDNKLGAKVMQEEVETILNAIDERGTHEIDAFLIIAGLGGGTGSGGAPVLAKYLSEMYSEPVYAVGVLPAQEEGKLYSLNAARSMITLLKYVDNLILVDNGAWKFEGLSLRESFEKINEEIVKRLAVLARAGEPVEEGLVGEMVVDSSEVINTLKGGGISSIGYATLAIEEKKSGLLGFLRKKKEIVDEGEKSMKIATLVRKAALGRLTIPCNIRSAERALVLVAGPPEHLDRKGLEKAKLWLEEQIAGVEVRAGDYPTRRTKHVAALVVLANVTDVPRVKELQRLAAEAKEEVEVAERERIEKTIELFDEDIEPLL from the coding sequence ATGAAGTTCTTTGCCATTGGCGTCGGACAGGCTGGAGGAAAAATTCTGGATAAATTCGTTGAGAACGAGAAATTGAGAGGCAGTAACACATTAAGAACTCTCGCCGTAAATACCGCAAGAACGGATTTAATGGGCTTAAAACACATTCCGATGAAAGACAGAATTCTGATTGGACAGACGACTGTGAAAGGGCATGGAGTTGGGACCGACAACAAGCTCGGAGCGAAGGTAATGCAGGAGGAAGTTGAGACCATTTTGAACGCTATAGATGAGAGAGGGACTCACGAAATCGACGCCTTTTTGATAATTGCCGGGCTTGGAGGAGGAACTGGAAGCGGAGGAGCTCCTGTTTTGGCGAAGTACCTTTCGGAAATGTACTCCGAGCCAGTTTATGCGGTTGGCGTCCTTCCCGCTCAGGAGGAGGGAAAACTTTACTCGTTAAATGCAGCGAGAAGCATGATAACATTGCTGAAATACGTGGACAACTTAATTCTCGTGGACAACGGAGCTTGGAAGTTCGAGGGGTTGAGTTTGAGGGAGAGCTTTGAAAAGATAAACGAAGAGATCGTAAAAAGATTGGCTGTTTTGGCAAGGGCTGGGGAGCCAGTTGAAGAGGGCTTGGTAGGAGAAATGGTCGTCGACAGCTCCGAAGTAATAAACACACTAAAGGGTGGAGGAATTTCGTCGATAGGATACGCAACTCTCGCTATTGAGGAGAAGAAAAGTGGATTACTCGGTTTTCTCAGGAAAAAGAAGGAGATCGTCGATGAAGGAGAGAAATCAATGAAGATAGCGACTCTCGTGAGAAAGGCAGCCCTCGGCAGGTTGACAATTCCGTGCAACATAAGAAGTGCGGAAAGAGCTTTAGTGCTCGTAGCAGGACCGCCCGAGCATCTCGACAGAAAGGGGCTCGAAAAAGCCAAGCTGTGGCTTGAGGAGCAAATTGCCGGAGTTGAGGTTAGGGCTGGAGATTATCCGACGAGGAGAACGAAACACGTAGCTGCTCTCGTCGTTCTGGCTAACGTCACGGACGTTCCGCGAGTTAAAGAGTTGCAGAGGCTCGCTGCTGAGGCAAAAGAAGAAGTGGAAGTGGCTGAGAGGGAAAGGATTGAAAAGACGATTGAGCTGTTCGACGAGGACATAGAGCCGTTGCTTTAA
- a CDS encoding radical SAM protein: protein MVRGLERYEAINRNKAVAKFQLAKRLEAERGDFETHEKYKKEFQKFLEEEGENVRILDNDPPEYSFLDLKIDLLMEMLKSCNFCERRCGVNRYEKLGYCKTGVESYYSSEFLHFGEEPELVPSHTIFFNRCTFSCVFCQNYDIVYDDDYKVDPKELAVMIDIRRRQGSRNVNFVGGNPDQHAHTILKILREVKSNIPVVWNSNMYHSWELGRIIEDVVDVWLGDFKYGNNECAKKYSNVKNYWEVVTRNFLEAKKTGELLIRHLVMPNHIECCTAKIVKWVSENLGRDVRFNLMFQYYPTFRAYEFEEISRRLSWEEMRRAKELAEKYLDNLV from the coding sequence GTGGTAAGGGGGCTTGAGAGGTACGAGGCGATAAACAGGAATAAAGCCGTGGCTAAGTTTCAGCTCGCGAAAAGGCTTGAGGCTGAGAGAGGAGATTTCGAGACCCACGAGAAGTACAAGAAAGAGTTTCAAAAGTTTTTGGAGGAGGAAGGAGAAAACGTAAGAATTCTGGATAACGATCCTCCGGAGTACTCTTTTCTCGATTTAAAAATAGATCTGTTAATGGAAATGTTAAAGAGTTGCAACTTCTGCGAGAGAAGGTGCGGAGTAAACAGATACGAGAAGCTCGGATACTGCAAAACCGGAGTCGAAAGCTACTACAGCAGTGAATTCCTCCACTTCGGAGAAGAGCCGGAGCTCGTACCTTCTCACACGATTTTCTTCAATCGATGCACTTTTTCTTGCGTTTTCTGCCAGAACTACGATATAGTTTACGACGACGACTACAAAGTGGATCCAAAAGAATTGGCAGTTATGATCGACATAAGAAGAAGGCAGGGTAGCAGAAACGTTAATTTCGTCGGAGGGAATCCGGATCAGCACGCTCACACGATTCTCAAAATTCTGAGGGAGGTGAAGTCGAACATTCCCGTCGTTTGGAACTCGAACATGTACCACTCTTGGGAGCTGGGGAGGATAATTGAAGACGTCGTCGACGTGTGGCTCGGAGATTTTAAGTACGGAAATAACGAGTGCGCAAAGAAGTACTCCAACGTCAAAAATTACTGGGAAGTCGTGACGAGAAATTTCTTAGAAGCTAAAAAGACTGGAGAACTCCTGATAAGGCATCTCGTTATGCCGAACCACATAGAGTGCTGCACCGCTAAAATCGTAAAATGGGTTTCTGAAAATCTCGGGAGGGATGTTAGATTCAACCTGATGTTCCAGTACTATCCGACTTTCAGAGCTTACGAATTTGAGGAGATATCAAGAAGGCTCAGCTGGGAGGAGATGAGGAGAGCGAAAGAGTTGGCTGAGAAATACTTAGATAACCTCGTCTAA
- a CDS encoding cytochrome c3 family protein, with the protein MKKLFIAIFLTSLLLLCAGEKPEEKVTPEKKETPKATPKPEKTPTEATPLPRSECENCHNNPKRQYVPQAYDVKGHKNADYCISCHLKDYLNESKEFMLEKLHEKHVTQADCKVCHEEIGKSEWECLNCHGSDPFKPGKNLVDIHRVRNVLCEDCHGTDYLRIHLEKKVLPYEIPPIPPKS; encoded by the coding sequence ATGAAAAAGCTCTTTATAGCAATTTTTTTAACCTCCCTATTACTTCTTTGTGCTGGTGAGAAACCAGAGGAAAAAGTAACTCCAGAAAAGAAAGAGACACCAAAAGCGACGCCAAAGCCCGAAAAAACACCGACAGAAGCAACACCTCTCCCGAGATCCGAGTGCGAGAACTGCCACAACAATCCGAAGAGGCAATACGTTCCTCAAGCTTACGATGTAAAAGGGCATAAAAACGCCGATTACTGCATTTCCTGCCATTTAAAAGATTACTTGAACGAAAGCAAAGAATTTATGCTCGAAAAACTTCACGAGAAGCACGTAACTCAGGCTGATTGTAAAGTTTGTCATGAAGAGATAGGCAAGAGCGAGTGGGAATGTTTGAACTGTCACGGAAGCGATCCTTTTAAGCCGGGAAAAAATCTCGTGGACATTCATAGGGTGAGAAACGTTCTCTGCGAGGACTGCCACGGAACAGATTACTTGAGGATACACTTAGAGAAAAAAGTACTCCCCTACGAAATTCCTCCGATTCCACCTAAGAGCTAA
- the tgtA gene encoding tRNA guanosine(15) transglycosylase TgtA — MFEVTDKDAMGRIGKLKTPHGVVETPALMPVINPNIDFISPKELKKIGAEILITNSYIIYRTEKLREKAEKDGVHALLDTDLPVMTDSGSYQLLMYGEIEVSNEEIVKFQEKIKSDIVVPLDIPTPPDADYSTALKDLEETIKREKEAAEMYSGEGLLALPIQGSTHWDLREKSAEEAAKIGGDVYPIGGVVPLMDAYRFEDVARAVLSAKTKLPPNKPVHLFGAGHPMVFALFVALGCDLFDSAAYALFAKDDRYLTPYGTEKLSELNYFPCSCPICLEYTPEEMRRMEKSEREILLGKHNLYVSFEEMRRVKQAIKNNELFELVERRIRAHPYLIQAWRAIKDYYDLMEKYDPFAKKVFFYLGTESCLRPAVRRHQERVLRVKTDKKEIVISSDYSVKADFYLKPPFGVVPAELMESYPAGHAEIPEDIDEEAYRTAAKGLKLFLEKHKDKKIRLVVDEKWRKFLDDVQA; from the coding sequence ATGTTCGAAGTTACCGACAAAGATGCTATGGGAAGAATCGGAAAGCTGAAAACACCTCACGGCGTCGTGGAAACTCCAGCATTGATGCCAGTGATAAACCCTAACATCGACTTCATCTCTCCTAAAGAGTTGAAAAAAATTGGGGCTGAAATTTTAATAACTAACTCCTACATAATTTACAGAACCGAAAAATTGAGGGAAAAAGCTGAAAAAGACGGAGTTCACGCTCTTCTCGATACGGATTTGCCTGTGATGACAGACAGCGGTAGCTATCAGCTATTGATGTACGGTGAAATCGAAGTTAGCAACGAGGAGATCGTGAAGTTTCAGGAAAAAATTAAGAGCGACATCGTCGTGCCTTTGGACATTCCCACTCCGCCGGATGCGGATTACTCCACTGCTTTAAAAGATCTTGAGGAGACGATAAAGCGAGAGAAAGAAGCAGCGGAAATGTACTCCGGAGAGGGGCTTTTAGCCCTCCCCATCCAAGGCTCCACCCACTGGGATTTGAGGGAAAAATCTGCTGAGGAGGCTGCTAAGATAGGAGGAGACGTTTATCCGATAGGTGGCGTTGTTCCTCTAATGGACGCGTATCGATTCGAAGACGTTGCGAGGGCAGTTCTTTCAGCAAAAACCAAGCTCCCTCCAAACAAACCTGTGCACTTGTTCGGAGCTGGACATCCCATGGTTTTCGCGTTGTTCGTCGCTTTGGGCTGCGATCTTTTCGACTCTGCTGCTTACGCTTTATTCGCAAAAGATGACCGATATCTGACTCCTTACGGAACCGAAAAGCTATCCGAATTGAATTACTTCCCCTGTTCGTGCCCTATTTGCTTGGAATACACTCCGGAAGAGATGAGGAGGATGGAAAAGAGCGAGAGAGAGATTCTGCTCGGAAAGCACAACTTATACGTCAGTTTTGAGGAGATGAGGAGGGTGAAGCAGGCTATAAAGAACAACGAGCTTTTTGAGCTCGTTGAAAGAAGGATAAGGGCTCACCCTTACCTAATTCAAGCTTGGAGAGCTATAAAAGATTATTACGACCTTATGGAGAAGTACGACCCCTTCGCCAAGAAAGTTTTCTTTTACCTCGGAACTGAAAGCTGCTTGAGACCGGCTGTAAGAAGACATCAGGAGAGGGTTTTGAGGGTGAAGACAGATAAGAAGGAAATTGTTATCTCCTCGGATTACAGCGTAAAAGCCGACTTCTACTTAAAACCCCCCTTCGGAGTGGTTCCTGCTGAGCTCATGGAAAGCTATCCCGCCGGACACGCGGAAATTCCAGAAGACATCGATGAGGAAGCGTACAGGACGGCAGCAAAAGGCTTAAAGCTGTTCCTCGAAAAGCACAAGGATAAGAAGATCAGACTTGTTGTCGACGAGAAGTGGAGGAAGTTTTTGGATGACGTTCAGGCTTGA
- a CDS encoding type II toxin-antitoxin system VapC family toxin yields MTKAFVDTEIWNLAKKKPVREKFNSELEYKKALKIHEACRKFFEEDFEKLKVYMSLHQIAEIFHVLAFRGHKIPLDEAIAIVESILDDDNIVKVPVLAEHLKEAFEESKETGIHVWDFLCFIPLKNYVDVIYTLDKHFVTIGKRYGVEVVNPAREWLRI; encoded by the coding sequence TTGACTAAAGCTTTCGTCGACACGGAAATCTGGAACTTGGCGAAGAAAAAACCAGTGAGAGAGAAATTTAATTCCGAGTTGGAATATAAAAAGGCTTTAAAGATTCACGAGGCTTGCAGGAAGTTCTTCGAAGAGGACTTCGAGAAGTTGAAAGTTTACATGAGCCTGCATCAAATTGCCGAAATATTCCACGTCTTAGCTTTCAGAGGTCACAAAATTCCGCTAGATGAAGCGATTGCGATTGTAGAGAGCATATTAGACGACGATAACATAGTAAAAGTCCCCGTACTTGCGGAACATCTTAAGGAAGCGTTCGAGGAGAGTAAAGAGACGGGCATTCACGTATGGGACTTTCTCTGCTTCATCCCCCTGAAAAATTACGTTGACGTAATCTATACCCTCGACAAGCATTTCGTAACGATCGGCAAAAGATATGGCGTTGAAGTCGTGAACCCCGCTCGGGAATGGTTGAGAATTTAG
- a CDS encoding TldD/PmbA family protein: protein MFDAFDAFEVYEVKSKYYSISIEKSRIKNVSEEIENGYGVRVIKDGKLAFSSATNLDKSLVERLEKLVRISEDELDSFPSVGKRSVGGLYDKRLEENPLEVLKESFETIEAERSCEIASGIIEIEVLERRVRNDSGEVSEKATFFAVTLEAVHERGSAYEFDASRRADLDLEKLTEKVCSLAVDDSKAKKAERKVCDVALSPLAFHQLLYFSFYPSFNAENVVKGRSVLTGRKGERIIEKITIYDDPTLEGKLFSYSFDDEGVKAKRKTLLEDGILKEFLCDFKHSKILGEKAGNAFREDFDSLPKIHPSNVVVDVEKGSFEADFYVHSFIGAHTSNPVSGDFSLECMNSYQNGEPVRGAMLYGNVFELLKKVSCMSKNVRQVENTICGDVLFENVEVKA, encoded by the coding sequence ATGTTCGATGCCTTCGACGCTTTCGAGGTTTACGAAGTAAAAAGCAAGTACTACTCGATTTCCATTGAGAAAAGCAGAATAAAGAACGTTTCGGAAGAGATAGAGAATGGTTACGGAGTGAGAGTTATAAAAGATGGTAAACTCGCTTTTTCATCAGCAACGAACCTCGATAAATCTTTAGTTGAGAGGCTCGAAAAGCTCGTTAGAATATCCGAAGACGAACTTGACAGCTTTCCTTCTGTAGGAAAAAGGAGCGTTGGAGGTTTGTACGATAAGAGGCTTGAGGAAAACCCTCTGGAAGTTCTAAAGGAATCCTTCGAAACGATAGAGGCTGAGAGAAGCTGCGAAATAGCGAGCGGGATAATCGAGATAGAGGTTCTCGAGAGGAGAGTTCGGAACGATAGCGGAGAAGTTTCGGAAAAGGCTACGTTTTTCGCCGTTACGCTCGAAGCCGTCCACGAGAGAGGAAGCGCCTACGAATTTGACGCAAGCAGAAGAGCTGATCTCGATCTTGAAAAATTAACGGAAAAAGTTTGCTCTCTGGCAGTAGACGACTCGAAAGCCAAGAAGGCTGAGAGAAAAGTTTGTGATGTGGCGTTATCTCCCTTAGCCTTTCATCAGCTACTCTACTTCTCCTTCTACCCATCCTTTAATGCAGAAAACGTCGTGAAAGGCAGAAGCGTTCTGACTGGAAGAAAGGGGGAAAGAATTATCGAAAAGATAACGATCTACGACGATCCAACGCTGGAAGGAAAGCTTTTTTCGTACTCCTTCGACGATGAGGGTGTTAAGGCTAAGAGAAAGACTCTCCTCGAAGATGGCATTCTCAAAGAATTTTTATGCGACTTCAAGCATTCGAAGATTCTCGGAGAAAAGGCTGGTAACGCTTTCAGGGAAGACTTCGATTCTTTGCCGAAAATTCATCCCTCGAACGTCGTAGTTGATGTTGAAAAAGGTAGTTTTGAGGCGGACTTTTACGTTCACTCGTTCATAGGAGCTCACACGTCCAACCCTGTTAGCGGCGACTTTAGCTTGGAGTGCATGAACTCCTATCAGAATGGCGAGCCAGTTAGGGGGGCTATGCTTTACGGAAACGTTTTCGAACTCTTGAAGAAGGTTTCGTGCATGAGTAAAAACGTTAGGCAGGTTGAAAACACGATTTGTGGTGACGTGCTTTTTGAAAATGTGGAGGTAAAAGCCTGA
- a CDS encoding HypC/HybG/HupF family hydrogenase formation chaperone, translating into MCLAIPAKVLEIDYPFATVSLGGAKRKVRVDLLEEVKPGDYVLVHVGLAIQKVSEEEVREIERLWEELLRE; encoded by the coding sequence ATGTGTCTCGCAATTCCGGCTAAAGTTCTCGAAATCGATTATCCCTTCGCCACCGTCAGCTTGGGAGGAGCGAAGAGGAAGGTAAGGGTCGATCTTCTCGAAGAAGTTAAGCCGGGGGATTACGTCCTCGTTCACGTAGGCTTAGCGATTCAGAAGGTTAGCGAGGAAGAAGTCAGGGAGATTGAGAGGCTATGGGAGGAGTTGTTGAGAGAATAG